The nucleotide sequence TGGCCAAGAGTCGCAGAACCCGTCGAGGCACCGGCACGCGACGGTCGCCCCGAGGGACTTTGGCCAACCGGGGTGACGTACGGACATCCGGAAAGCTGAGCTTGCGGTCGCCAGCGACGATGAGCTTGGCGTCGCTCAAGGCGGCGTAGGCACGCCGGATCTTGGCGAGGTTTTTCGACGATCTGGACAAGCCCATCAAATTGAGGGCTTCATCGACTTTGAGCTCACCGCCCTGCCCTGCTCGACGTGTCGACATCTCAACCAAAGCGAAGTACAGGCGGGTCGCGTGATGTCCGATGTCCGTACGTCCAAGGTCCCAGGCGGCGCAGATCGCTCCGCCGTGAAGCAGAGCAAATCCGCCGTCGGGTTTGACGTGATGAGGGTCGGGGTCCCACTTGGGTGGCGTCTTGGGCACGGGTTACTCCCGGCCCCGCAGATGGCCACGAAGCTGCACGAAAATTAGCGCAGAATCGCCTTGCCGGGAGGTCTCGCCCTGATACAATCAAGGTGGTATTTGAGAGCCGCTCCGCGGTTTCAGACGAAGGCCCGTCGGTTGCCGCCGACGGGTTTTTTTGTGTCCTGATCTGGGCGGGGTCCTTGCGGTGAAGAAGCACCCTCCATCCGTAGAGGGTCCGTTCAGATTTTAGAGGACACAACTGGATGCGCGCCGCTCATTGGTCAAGGCGTCGAGAGAAACACATGATCGAAGAAGCAAAGAATCGCGCCACCCAATGAACGAAGAACGCCAGAAACGCAAAAGCAGAGATACGGAAAAACGAAGAAACGCAGAATCCATCATGCGAACAATGGAACAATCAACCGGCTAGAAACCACTCTCATAGACGCTGGAGTACGATATGTCCGTCTGCGATCATTCCATTGTTCGAATGATGGAAGAGTACCACTTTGGAAAGAAATGAGAATCATGGCCTCGCATCTTCGAATCTGAGCTTGATCCATTATTCGCATGTTGGTATAAAGGAAGATTGGAAAATCAATCTCACCACGGAGGCCCTGCGTCATGGACGACCCGCAGACCCAAAAAATCGAACTGCCCAGCGTGCCGGCCATCATGTTCGGCAACCAGAAGGGCGGTGTCGGCAAGAGCACTAACACCGTGAATATCGCCTCGGCGCTGGGCCACCTCGGCTACCGCGTCTTGGTGATTGACACGGACGGTGAGGCCAGCGCGACCCGCAGCCTGGGTGTCACACCCGAAGAGTTCGCGGGCTTCTACGAGATCTGCCTCGGGATCAACACGGCCGCCCAAACTGTCGTATCCGAAGGCTTGCCGCCCAACGTCGACCTGATCCCGTCCCGGAACGACGTCAACGTCGTGCCGGAGCGGATCGACACCCGCGACCGGTCGGTGACCTACGGCCTGTTGCGTGAAACCCTGGCCTGGGCCCGCGACAACTACGACCTGGTCCTCATCGATACTCCGCCCACGGCCGGCGCCTTCCAAGCCATCTCGGCGTACGCCAATGCGACACACCTCGTGCTCTCGGTCAAGGGCGACAGCTACAGCTACGAAGCGATGCACAAGGCGGTCTCGCAAATGGTCCTGCCAATTCGCGAGCAGGCCAACCCTTCGCTGACGATCCTGGGCATCTTGGTATGCGACGTCTCGATCCAGAGCCAGGACTGGTTCCGAGATATCTGGATTCCCATGGCCGCCTACGGCGATGAGAAACTCATGTTCACCCGCCGCATCCGACGACACGCCTTGGTGACCGCCGGCCAGCGGGAAGGGCGGACGGTGTTCCAGATGGCCAACCGCCACTGGGTGAAAAACCGCGGCATCATCGCCGACTTCACCGCCGTCGCCAAGGAAATCATCGTCCGACTGTCTCAACCCGAGGCGTTTGCGGAAGGGCGACTGGAAGGGGGGCCGCCACTGCCGGACGGGTGGCAGAAACAGCTCGACCGGTACATCGACGCCCGGCTCGAGCAAGAGACGACAGGAGCTGAAGCCTGATGCCCGCCAAGCCCGCTGAAACCCATCCCGACATGCTCCCCGGCACCGCCACCAGACGCCTCAGCGGCCAGAGCGTCCTGGGGCGGGCGAGCGCCCCCGTTGCGACCCAGCCGACCCCGGTCGAGACATCGCCGCCCGTCTCGGTCCGGCCCATCAATCCGCCACTGATTCCCGATGCCGCGCCCGCCAAGGCCCCCAAGCCCAACCGAGCCAACAAACGGGTCACCGTCGTCATGGACCGAAAGATGGCGTCGGACTTGACGGGGATCGAAACACTCCTGGAAGAAAAGCTGGGCATCCGCCCGAACGCGACCGAGATCCTCGTGAGCATGGCCGACATCTTGCTGCACAGCCGATCGGTGATCGAGACTCGGCCGTCGGCGAGCACTTTCCAGACCCGACCCTCGAACCATGACCTGGAAGGGCGGCAGGCCTTTCAAAATCAGGTCAGCGCGTTCCTGCACGACGCCGTACGCGACGCCCAATCCATCAGCACGACCTGAACCGAGCCGGGGTAGAATCCGCGGAAGTATCGCATGCCCGAACCATTGTTCCCCGAGCAGGAAACGCCGATCGACCCCGACATGGAAGTGGTGGGGCGGCGTGACTTTTTCATGACGCGACGGGCCGACCGAACGCTCACCTGGCTCGCGGCCCAGGTGGAACTCCAGTCCGACGTAAAGCTCAATCGGTCCCATTTGATTCGGGCGATGACGTTGCTTCTAAGTCAGTGCGATCAGGAGCTCATACGGCAGATCGGTGCGGTCAAACTGCCGCCGCGATATCAGAACGGCAACGCCCGGGCCCAGGACGTCTTCGAGCGAAAGCTGGCGGCAGCGATGAGTAGGGCGGTGCGGCTGGTCGGCCCCATGGACGCCAACGCGTAAAAAACACGGCGACGCTTTCGCCTCGCAACTATTCGCCGCTTCCGTACAGGTCCGGCAGCGCAAACTGTCCGGGCGACGTTGGCGTCGTGACTTCAACGATGGAGCCCCCACGCGACATCCGGTACACCGCGTTTTGCAACAACGTGACGGAAACGAACGCAGATTCGTCGCTGCGAACGTAGAACGATCCGGTGTTGTACGCCTCGCCGGTAGGGGTCCCGTCGTTCACCGAGACCAGCGTAAACGTCACCTTGATGTTGGTTTCCGGGTTCCCCTGGCCGTCGTACGTGGTCAGCGTGCCGACGCATTGGCTGACGTTGTGGGCGGGAACCACGAGAGGTGTCAAGTCGATCACGACGTTGCCGTCGCCACTGACCGTGAAAGCGTGAGCCTTGAGGTAGAAGCCGTCCAGGCTGACGTGAGCGGTGTAGTTGCCGCTGTCGAGGGTCGTTTGTGCTTGGCCGGCGACATCGGTGTTGTCGAGCGTCCGAACGATCGCACCTTGCGAAGAGATCTGGATCTTTGCGTTCTGCAACGGTTCGGGAACAGAGTTCTGGACCGTAAACGTGACGTCGTGCTCACCATCCGCGTCGCTCGCGGGAAGCAAAGAGGCGTGACCAATACGCCAGATTTCTCCGTCATCAACCAAGGCCTCGGCGGTCGTCCCGGCGTAACCCCGCACAACCTGAACATCGAAGTTGGCGACGGCCACTACCAGCATGACTTCGCGCGAACCGCTCTGTTGAATCACATCACCCGGCTCAAACAGGTTCTCACGATTGGTTCCGAATGCGACGGCGGCCAACGATCCGTTGACACCGGCGTCATCGATCTTGCCCGCGATCTGGCGGGTTGTCTCGATCGCCTCGGCAACTTGTGCAGACGTGATGCCCGCGATCGCATAAGGGTTGTGCGAAACAATCACGACCTGCCCCCACAGGGTGATCGCACCGGGTGCCTCGATCTTTACGCCCATCGGACCCAAGGTGTCGCGATCATCGGCGTGGCCGGCCAGACTGTATTCACCGTCACCGAGCTCCGTCACGACCCCCGACGCCGCCAAGTAGTCGGTCTCATCTGATTTCTGCAAGGTCACGACCGGAGCAACGCCCGTCACCGGCTGCCCTGCGGTGTTGCGCAGGCGAAAGCGGTGGGGCATCGTCGTGTCGTTCAACTCAAAGCTCAACATCGTCGTATCCCCAGTTGCTGCGGTCGTACCCGAAATCGGGATCAAACAAACGGTCGTCGGGCGGCTCTGTCTCGCTCGCGGACGCCACCAATGTCGAGATGCCGTCGGCCGTCAGCTCACACAGCTCGGTGGCGGTCAAAGTCTCGATGTCGAGCGGGTCCATACTTCACCTCCAAGCCTTACGGCCACGACGGATACGCGGCGAGGTCCACGAACTCGAAATCGGCCCAGGTGCCGCCGAGGGACTCGACCGCCACCTGAATCGCCCCGAGGTTGGCGTGTACCGCCGGGCCTCGACCGAACCCCCCAAACGTCAGCGTGGTGATGATCACCAGCCGGCCACCGCCGACCAGCAAGAAGACGGGGCTGCCCGAGTCGCCCGCGACTTTCGTCTCGCGGAACTCATGAAGGCGAGGGTGGTCGGACCAGGACAGGCTCACCCAATCGTCCAACCTCGACACGTCGTCGATCAGGGCGTTCTTGTCCTGGTCCATCGACATAACCGGCACGCCGAAGCGCAAGTTGGGCAGGTAGTCGGGCAGCGTCGCCGGCGGCAGTAGGGCGGCTGGGATTTTGGCGGCCATGCCCGCCGGCTCCGTATAGCGGACCACCCTGAAGTCTGTCCGGTAATCGTCGATGCTGTTGGCCGGCCCTACGTTCTCACCCACACCGCCGGTCAACGCGTAGACCGTGTCGTCGTCAGCCACAAAGGTGTCGGCGCTGTCCGCATAGTGTTCCGCCTGCAAGACAAAGACGTAGCCGTTCGAGTACCCGATGACGGTCGCGTTGGGCTTTTCGGTGTCGATGCACCCGAGGTTGTAGCCGGCTGCCACCGGCCAGGAGACGGGGTTCCGCAACCCACCCGACAACGTGGGCTTGAGGGTCTCGACCGGCGTGGCGTTGTCGACGGCGTTGAGGATCGACGTCGAAACGAGTTCGGCAAAAGTACCCGGAGACCAGGAGACGATCGTTTGCAGCGGAACGCCGCCGACCTGCTCGAGATCAATGGACGATCGGACTCGCGTGAGACCGTCATCGACCGTCACCACAAACTCGCCGTCGGTGAGACGGGTAATCGCACCGGTTGATTCGTTGATGGTGCCAACGCTGGGCGCCTCGTTGATAAAACGATACGACCGATCGGAAGCCACCGCCACGACACCCGAGCGAATGATGCCCGACTCGGAGTACTCGTCGATGACCGCGTCTTTGTCGGTCGTCTGCTGATCCAGGTTCCCGTAGATCTCCTCTTCGGTGCGCTGGATGTCGAGGATGGGCCAGCCATCGACCGCGTAATTCGGACCCACCTGTTTCATGTCCACACCCCCTCGTTCTCAACGATGATCCAACGGGCGGTGCCGCCCACCAGGTACCCCTCCAACGCGGTGGTCATGTTCGGGGACAACACACCGGTGAACGGCGTCACTTGAGTGCCCGCAGAAGACCGCCAGACCTCCGGACTTTCGGCGCCCGCGGTGATCGTGAGGTTCCCGGCCCCGGCGTTGACCAACTTGAGCCGCTGCCCGTCGAATCGGGGTGCGTCCAAACTAAAGGAGGCAGGGTCCGGTCCGCCGGTGAAGACGAAGTGGACGTTCTGGCCGTCGTCGATCCCGTACGGATCGGGCACCGTCGAAAACGAGTCCACAAGCCAGCCGTCCCGCACGCTGATCGGCGTGAGTTCGGCACACGTCTGCTGGCCGTCACCGACATAGAGCCTCTGGGCGTCATTGGCGAACGCAAGCTCCGCGGAGTCGAGTAGCACGCCCGCGAGTTCCGCCTGAGTGCCCTGACGCACCACGACGCCACCTTTGATGTCCCCATTCTCATCGCCGACCACCAGCTTGCGCCAGACGGCAAACGATCCCGCCGATTCCACGCAGAGATAGAGCTGGGTGGAATCGACATCGAACCACACGTCGCCCTCGAGGTAGCCGACTTGGTCGGCGTGCAACGCGTGGGGCGGATAGGTCCGCGAGAAGATACGGGCCGTGTGTCGAAAATTGCTCGTCCACGCCGACCCGCCGGCGTTGACGGGGTTCTCGTGGACGATGTTGCCGCGGCCGTTCACT is from Planctomycetota bacterium and encodes:
- a CDS encoding ParA family protein, with translation MDDPQTQKIELPSVPAIMFGNQKGGVGKSTNTVNIASALGHLGYRVLVIDTDGEASATRSLGVTPEEFAGFYEICLGINTAAQTVVSEGLPPNVDLIPSRNDVNVVPERIDTRDRSVTYGLLRETLAWARDNYDLVLIDTPPTAGAFQAISAYANATHLVLSVKGDSYSYEAMHKAVSQMVLPIREQANPSLTILGILVCDVSIQSQDWFRDIWIPMAAYGDEKLMFTRRIRRHALVTAGQREGRTVFQMANRHWVKNRGIIADFTAVAKEIIVRLSQPEAFAEGRLEGGPPLPDGWQKQLDRYIDARLEQETTGAEA